The DNA window TCTAGTTAGCAACACTACACACCTGTTACTCTAATAGTCTGTATTTTTTAATGACTCAGCACTCCTTAGCTTTTGTTATCCATATTTATAAAGAGATGGCATTAGCTGTACACTAACAGAGGCCCAGAGTTACTGTTAATATCAGAAATGTAATGCTGTCCTTTATGATTTTAAGTTTAGGCTGAGGATGATCTAAAACTGAAGATTTTAACACTTTTAGATCCATTACAGTTATAGAGCACTTTGCAGCCTGCTAACATGGAAACTACATAAAAATAGCAGGTGGTTTCATAAAAGTAAtttattcttttcatttaatttaataatagaGTCTACATTATTAACAGCTAAACTCACCTTGGCAGAAAAATAGTGAGGAAAACCATCAGGACCAAGCTGGGTTTCCTGGGGCCAGAGATTTGGACAAACTTTCTCCCTTACTTTCATAacagctgtcctgtgccagaTGTTATATTGAGCCATTGAGAGACATCAACATCAGTATCGACTACAATAAAGTTTAGCCAACATATTGATGTAATTAATAACAGGAGTCCAAGTAGGAAGTGATGGAAATGACAACAAAGCAAGGTCAAAAAGTCTTTATTCAACCACGAGTCTCTGCTCAGCCATGGTTGTTACCATGGTTACCCATCAATCCCATCATCATGCTGCGTGTTGTCAGGGAGACAGTGGGGTAGGGTTTCTACAAATAAGACTTAATTACTCAAAACATCTGTGAATGATGTCTGAACtacatttaatttacatttttctctTTACAGAAAGAATTCAAACACTGTGTGCGTGGGCTAAACGTCGAGGACGTAGGTCTTGTAGAGGCGGTTCATCTGCTCCAGGAAGATGAAGGTGAGGACTGTGTGCGGGCCGAGGCGGGCATAGTACGGGGTGAAACCTTTCCACAGAGAGAAGAAGCCCTCCTTCCCCACCACTCGAACCAGCACCTCCTGATCATGACACAGATAATTCAGTCGGTGCCCAGAATATAAACACTTATTACCGGAACAAGTCTATTAATACAGTATTAATATAACTTAATATAACTTGTATATCAGTCCtctcactggccacttcattaggaaCACCTGTTAAACTTCTTTGACTTGTGTtttatcagccaatcacatggcagtgaCTCAGTGCATCCTGTCATGACCACATTTCCTGATATCTGCAGGATAACACATGTCAAAAAGCTCCATTCATCTCTAACATAAGAAAataagttcactgtactcaaatgacctGACTCCAATGGAGCATCTTCCTCATCAAGGAGCAACTGACAaacctgcagcagctgtgtgatgatATGATGTTAATATGAAGCAAAATCCTTGTTAAATTTATTAAGATTTAAAGAGTTCTGAAGATAAAACTTGTTACTAGCgatgtgtacctaataaagagGCCTGTCAATGTGTATTGGAGATTGTCAGAAAATTgtctaaatctaaatgttacacAAAGAACATCAAAGATACAGAAGTAACCTGTACAAATACTTCAAAATCACAGTATTACCAGGAACAATATTGCATTTATTCATCAGCTCATCTGCTTTCAGAGCATTATTTAACTTTCAtgctaaaaaaagattttaatgacCAAAATGtaataacaaaaacaagtaaaaacaaataaaattggCGACTCACCAAACCATTTTTATACTCTGGCTTCCCGTCGATCATCTTCATGTTCTGGATCCTGCCAAGAAAAAGGAGAAGGTGGTCAGACTCGGCTCGACCACAGAAGAAGAGTTCAAACGCCTTCAGTCTCACCTGGTCTTTACGATGTCGACGGGCATCGAGGCTGCCGTGGTAACCAGACCACTGATCATACTGGCACAGAAGTGACACAGAATATCGTCTCTAAAGTAACCTgagaacacacaaacatattgaTGAAGAGTGTGCGTCACTGCAAGACCGTGTGCGTGCGtgagtgcgtgcgtgtgttggGCACCTGAATCGAGCAGCGCCTGTTTGGACTGAGAGTACGAGGCCAGCTGAGCAGCGTTCACGACCACCGCTCGAGCCATGGTGGGAATGCAACCCTGCAACAACAGAGTCGTCATCAGCTCAGTTATTAAAAACACCCAAAGAGACTCGATAAAGCTGCTGAACCAACAAACAGACGTGAACGCTCCACAGACGACGTCTGGAGTCTTTTCTGTGGGAAATGAACCAGCGAGGGTAGAGGTGGAGGGATGTCAGCGACCCTCAGAGCATGCTGTAGCTCTGATTTATAGTTCAGCGTTTTATCGTCTTTGACTCAGCAGAATAGCTGAGATCcgtcccagtttaggtttcagcACTTAAATCCTCATTTTATTACTAACACTCATCAggaaatttgatttaaaaatcatCTAACTTTTGTTATTGATATTACAGCAGTCACACACAAATTACTCCAGAGAATGAAAGGACAAGTGTCAAATTTTGTTAATCATGTAGTGAGAATTTCATGGATGAAGCTTTTAGATTCCTGCAagcagaatctttttttttttttttaagtgaaaagTTTAAGATGTTACTACCAAGTGTTTATAACTGAACAAAAACTGAGGCACTGTAATGACTCAGTTTATCTGACCTATGTTTGCACCATCTTTGGTGGGAAAACTGTtgcaaaatcagaaaaaaagatgCAGAGATCAGAAAAGAAGAAGCTCCCTGTCCTTCccgtcttggagcaactgtgacCACGTAATGTCGTCTGGGAATAATAAAGTGTTCTGATACATTGAAAAAGACTGCGACACTGCCCTCTGCTGCCCCATGGAAGTACTGCAGATGGTCAGTAAAATCctttgcaaattaaaaaaaattcaattaatatttttaataaaaataaaaagatcatttaaatgttttaattcagtttaaaattatttaaaatattgtagACACATTTTTAACAAGGGCtgtaaaaactaacaaaacaaagcCACTAAATCCATGAGCGTTTATTCAATCGTCACCTGAGGAGCTAAAATTATTCTAAAAAGCAGCGAATACTGCACCACAGTCTCGCGCAACGATTAGATTAGACATTTGTGTTTGATAAAGAGAGACCCAGATTTAGAACATGTGACATTCTTCAGTTTGGAAATTCTTTAGAAGACAAACTGAGAATTTTGggaatataaatgtttttgaaaCATGAGGATAAGCAGAGAAAAAGCCAAATTCAAAAATATCAGAATCAAAGCTGAGgtcatttttcttgtttttgctcAGGATTCGcagagtttttttccccttcaataAAAGCTGCAGCAGTAGCTCACAGTTCCCATTAACTACTTTCACACATATTAATAACAGTACAACGGCTTGAAAAACGAAATAGttaaacaaataagaaaaattaaaaaaggacTAATGTAATGTTTGTGTGCTGTTAAATCGGGCAGCATCTACTCTGGGTGAAGGACCACTTCAGGACACAAACCGTTTTATCAATTAAAATTTCCACATTAAATTACTGCATCTGGACTAATGGCTACTCATTCAGGCCCAAGTGaagaaaatgatgatgatgatggtagcCTCACCCTCCACAGCGTAGTGACGCCTTCCTCTTTGGTTATTCGAACGAGGGCATTAAAAACATTCTTGTATCCTCTCCGCTGTTCTGCAGGTAACCTGGAGACACAAACGGTGAGGAAAACGCCTGCGAGTCATTTTGTGTCCATGCCGAGCAGAGAAAGCTGCTCGAAGGTAAACAGAGTCTCACCGTCCATCGGCCGTCATCCTGATCAGCGCCACCTCTGCTGGCGTCCCCACAAATGCTCCAATGGCTCCAGCTGTCATACCAATCAGAGCCTGTAGGGGGAGCACACTGTTACTCAGCAGCATGGAGGGTGCTGTGGCATCTACACCTTTACCACTGCTTAAAAGCTTTCTACAGGCTTAGATGATTTCAGAGCTCATAAGCCTTTCACTCTTTCAGCTCACCTTGAGGAAGAAGTTCGGCGGCCGGCCGTCACTGCTGGTCATTTTCTCGAACAGGATGGTGTAGATTCCCAGACGGGTCGTCGTGTAGGTCGCCTGACGCAAAAGACCTGCTGACAgactgacaaacacacaaagaaacccACAATGAAGCAGGGAGATGAAACGCgagttaaaatgataaaaatcagGATGGGGCGAAGCGCTGGTACCCGGTGTAGATGCCCCCCACGCCCTCGTTTCTCAGGATGGAGAACAAGGCGTGGAAGCTGGTTTTATACTCTCGAGCCTTCGTCCCCTGACCACTCAGCTGCATCCTGTTCTTCACCAGGTCCAACGGCTGCACGAAGACTGTCGCGCCCATCCTGCAGAGAGGGAACAGCACAGGTACGTTTATTAAAGCTGAAGCATTACTGAGAAAACATGAAACCAAAAACTTTTTGGCACAGTCAAAGACACAACAAAACCTGGGAGCGCAGACTTGTTATCATATATCTGACATTTCAGATGTTTGAACAGATTTAAATCGTAACTTATAAAATGAGACCTTTGGACTGACTGTTCCAACAACTTCCACTGAAATCCAAACAATGTGactaaaataaatcaaagttcACTTGAAAAGTTCTTTTTATTTGAAAAGATCAGGGAGGAGTTTTACAGTTAAGGGAAAAAGTAAAAACTAAAACATGGCAGGTTGTTTAAGCGCAGTTCGAGAACAGAGATGTTTTGCTCTAATGAATTTACACTTCTGTTAGCAGTGAAGCTGCAGCGATGTGGTAACTCTGCAGTGATAAGTTATCAGGGACTGGAAGAGCTGGTACTGTGAGTTTATCAGGAGGTGAGAGTTTAGCCTCCCTTAGAAAACACCGACGGCAGCAGGTGAGAGCACAGATTAACTCACGATGATGAAAACCTGCCTGGGGCAGCGATTCTTGTCTTTTAAATCAGAACACGTCCATTTATTTATCTCAAATGAAGCTTCACAGAAGAGCGTGCTGGGATCCTGACGAATGACAAATTAGAAACTGTAAAATTAGAGATGGTGCAGAGATACCTCTAAATTATCTCTGATTCACACCAAATATGgattaaaatataaatgaaggCCTAATCTGCAAACCTACAGCTCTAACATTTAGTCATGtcattattttaaacttttatagTTTCTGAGAGATATATCGATAGATATCCATCTATGAAAAAAGGTGTGCAGGTTTGAAATAAAGTCAACTGTTGACACCGCCTCACGGAGTTTGTAAGAAGCAGCCATACTGTCAACATTTGGTGACCTTCAACTGTTTATTATGAGGCTGTTTAACCTGCTACGCCTGCTAAGGtaacctgacacacacacacacacacacacacacacacacacacacacactcacacacacactttaagacgtgtgtgtgtgagtaatgTTCTCCATGTTTCCTCTCATACACTCATGTTAACCTTCATGTCAGCATACGTTCACTAATCCCTGAGCCAAAAGGTCAGATTGTTCAgtttatcatttttttctatttttggaTCAGTATGATGTCAGAGACAGTCACGCACCCTGTTGAGTGAGGGGCATCCAATCACTGAGGCGCAGTGTGAGATAATTATTGAGATTATAATTTTAATTCATTCATCAAATTATTAATTGGCTTAATGAACTTTTATGATACATGATTACATTTGTAAATGTTTTGTGATAAACATGGATCAGAGTTTAACTGAACCTGATTTCAGAGTTTAGAGGCTAAACCAGgttacatcatcatcatcatggtcATAAAGCTGTCATCCATCCCggctaacagttagcatgctAACGGCAGACCGGGGAGCCGACGTCAGGTCCCCCTGACTGGTGCCACCTCCCCTTATCTGCTGTCAGAGTTTACTTTAGGGAAGCTTCGCTGCCAATCCAGCGTTAGCCTGCTAGCACTCCTCGTTGTAAAGCCCAGGCGGGAGGTTTTAACAAATAATTTCCCGGGGATACAAGCGGAACATTTGCAGGACTTCTACGAGTTTGCATGTTTAAATGTGTTCTGGTGAGAAAAAAGGGGCAGGAAGCTCTACTCGAACATGGCTAACTAACACATGCAGAGAGGTGCCCAGATTTCGTCATGACACCGGTGTGCTGATGAAAAACGTCCCCTCGGAGTTCTCGGGGTGCAGCCCGTCCTGTGACAGCCAGCATCAGCTGCTAACAGCTAACCATCAGCGTGTCGCTCCGCCGCAGTAACGGCCTCCGTGCTGTCCTTTAAACCACACAGAGCGGGTTAAACTGACCAGAGCTCTCCTCTGACCCCTGACATTAGCGCGATAGCATGGCAGCTAGCCGCATCACTTACCCAGCCAGCCCCCCGAACAGGAACTTGATGGCCTTCGGGGAGGTCTTGGGCTTCGCATCCGCCATGTTTCCCCCGATCGGTCAGTGGCCGCAGAGTCTGCGTTCAGATTTCTGCCGCCCGCCTGCCTGTGTGCCTTTGAGCCGAGCTTTCCGCCTGCTTTCTCCCCGTCGCAGCGGCGGCAGCAAGAGCAGCAAGGTGACTCTATAAAGCGGACGCGTCCCGAGACACGAAGAGCAACGGACCAATCAGGAGGCGAGGAACGATCAACGTGCTCCGTTCATGGTCTCCTTTTAAACTCCTCCATCCGAACTCTACTAATCAACTAATACAGCAAAGTTAATGACGTACAGCGTATATCAGATATTTAGAAGGCTGTAGTCTTTGACTTACTGATgttatattaaaaagaaaaatgttattttaaacattttggcaTTTGGCATGCAATAAATTACACACGTGAAGTTGATTATGAATTCATCATCATTTGaccaaaaacatgtttatacAGACTGATACTTGAAACGATGACGAGCCTTTTGATAAAGAGGCCCTACTCAACTAAAAATTCGTGCATGGCATTTTTATGTCTTTCATTTCCGAGAGAACTTGAATGCCGCAGATGCTACAACGCTAGTTATTTAAATTAAGTATATCTATAAATATGTAgaaaacacaaatttaaaagTGTATAACTGGTAGGACGTTAtataaatgtttagtttttttaaaataaggaaACTAAAAGCCACAATtatttgttaaataatttattgCTTATAATGTTGTACCATTGTAATGAGATGAGatgatagcctttatttgtcagttgcagttgCCCACCGAGaagacagaccttgccgaccgtacaggTCAGGGAGGtagcaaaggaaaaaaacagtgaaatgtgtaacacaaaaggataacCCAGAAAGATAAGGGAAGGAGACGGTGAAAGATGCGTCCGCCTCCTCCGAGAgccaaagaaagaaagcattttcttgTAGCATGGTTGAAACATTGTAGCAACCATTGTTGTACCATTTTCTTGAATATTATGGCTTTTATAAATCCAAAACGATTTCTTGTTTAGTTTcagaattaaaaatgaattacaaCTGTTGCCACCATCATTTCAGCTTAAACACAGCGTCAAAACTAAGGAGTCTGatgtgacacacaaaacaacagaagGCTGGGACTCTTTCCGAACGCTCATTGGTTTAGAGCTAGAGAGGGGGAGGGATTTATTATAAGCAACAGCTTGCTGAGGAAGTAGATCCGGGGCAGCGGTGAGTAGAAACACTGAgcagttttatttctgttttttttttctttttttttaccggATTAAACTCCCATAAAACGCCTCGGTGTGACCGTCCGGCTGCCGGAGATCATATCGCGGAGCTGGCGACAGTTTCTGCTGCGTCACGTTACCGgtgttttggcgagtgattgggcagctagcgttagcaaaCAGCAGGAAGCTCACTAACAGAAAGTCTGTTAGTGAAGTTTTTCGGAGTTTTTTACACAGAGATCCAGAAATAAACAATTTATACTACAGGCTGACAGCGGAGGGATACACAGGAGCTGAGGTACTTATTTATGAGGCGTCACCTGTGTTTGTTCTCCACTGTTTACATGTTGGGTCCTGTTTGTTTAGGGAAGGAAACGAGGAGCTAGAGAAGTAAACACGGAAACAGAGAAGGAAGGGAAGAAGCACAGAAGGATAAGAGGAGGTAGAGaagtaaacaaagaaacagaaggAAGGAAAGACGTACAGAAGGCAGCAAGGTATCGGGTAAGAATCAtggtggcagagaaaaggcagGAAGGAGGGATATGAGGAAGGAAAAAAGGAGTTGGTAAATAAAGGGGGCAGGGTGGAAATGAGGACACAGAAAGGACgaggaggaggggaaaaagtAGGGAGAGGTAACAAGGAGGCATTGTACAAAATAAGGAGACAGAGGAGGAACCAAGGAGCCACAACCTAGGAAAGAGaaactttttttctc is part of the Maylandia zebra isolate NMK-2024a linkage group LG3, Mzebra_GT3a, whole genome shotgun sequence genome and encodes:
- the slc25a11 gene encoding mitochondrial 2-oxoglutarate/malate carrier protein, encoding MADAKPKTSPKAIKFLFGGLAGMGATVFVQPLDLVKNRMQLSGQGTKAREYKTSFHALFSILRNEGVGGIYTGLSAGLLRQATYTTTRLGIYTILFEKMTSSDGRPPNFFLKALIGMTAGAIGAFVGTPAEVALIRMTADGRLPAEQRRGYKNVFNALVRITKEEGVTTLWRGCIPTMARAVVVNAAQLASYSQSKQALLDSGYFRDDILCHFCASMISGLVTTAASMPVDIVKTRIQNMKMIDGKPEYKNGLEVLVRVVGKEGFFSLWKGFTPYYARLGPHTVLTFIFLEQMNRLYKTYVLDV